gttctgtttgCATATTCCTGTTGTTCTTCCAGTGTCAGATTTAACTAGAAGGCTTGGACACATGTTTTTAGCATGATTAAGCAGACTCGAAGTTGTATTAAACGAATGTACTGGATTTGACTTTACTTGTCCTCCTAAACTTTCTCACACCCAACATCACAGGATTCCTTATACCCTGTTTGAATTCAGTCTCTCTCCCTGGCTAACTTGGCCCAATCGGCTCTGTGAGCtgcagaggaagctggagtGTTATATTCCATGCtacacacataaaaagaaacaggatCCCCGGAGTTAAATCAGGAACCACAGGCTTCTGTGTTCCTCTTAAACGCTGCTATTGACTGCGCCGTTTAAGAAATCGAGGCGCAATTAGATCTGTCCGGGTTTTTTGGTTGATTTGAAGGCAGGGCGTTCACTCAAGGTGTTGTTGCGGTTGAGTAAATTAACGGACAAATAGACATGTCTGATCATGATGTCTACTTGTTTAAGAGTTGTGTCCTTTATGCGGCAGGTCAGCTGGTCTGTAGgattagaaaaagagaaaaggcgTTTAGTCATTGATTGGAGTTCATTCAGGACAGGCCCCAGCCTGCCCTCAAGGCCTTTGGTTAGAAGTAAGGCGTAGAAGCTTACTGCCATGTGCCTTTGTGGGTTCTATGTCACAATGTCGTGGTTTGTACAATGACCCTTTCTCTATTCTCTCCTCAGCTTTGCTTGCGTGACTCAAGCGACTGCTTGCAGGAGCAGATGCAATACATGATGAGGTCGCTGCAAGATCTGAAGCAGCTGCGGAAAGCGTGCCCTGAAGTCCGCCGTCCTCTCGCTCCTCTCAACAAGCAGCTACCAGCCTTAGCGCGTCATTCTGCGGTGGCGCGCGCTTGCCAGCAGCGGGCTCTGCAGCGGGAGCAGCGGGCTCGTATGCGGATGTCCGACGCCAGCTCGGCCAGCACCTACGATTCGGCCTGCTGCCTGGCTAGCCCCCTGGAAGAGGAAGACGAGGATGACGATGCAAGCAGCAGGCTGGGACTGAGCCTCAGACGGGATCTGCGCTCTCCCTGCAGCCAGAAGAGCTTGGAGTTTGACTCGGGTTACTCTGAGGCATCCTGGCAGGACGATGGCGTTGTCCTCAGGAGGACGAGGAACGTGCGTGTTTCGTCGTCCGCCTGCGCACGGATGAACAGGGCACCAAGCGGCCGTATTCGGCCTAAATCCACATCCGACGCCTGCCTGGAAACGTGGACGTCTTTTGAGGTCAGTGACCCAGAGGATTGGACCAACTCCTTACTGACCAGAGGGCGGAACCGCCAGCCTCTGGTTCTGGGTGACAATAGTTTTGCTGACCTCATACAGAACTGGATGGACTTGCCAGATTGTCCGGAACCGACAGAACTGAAACCGAATTCCAGACGAAAACTGGGGAGAGGCTTCTTTGGCAACATGAGGAAGAAACTGTCAGGCTTCTCTAAGTCAGTGGAGGACAGAGTGAGGATGAGATCCACAGACTCTGATCATCTTAACAAAGCTGCCAATGCTCCAAAGCGTCTGTCCTGTCCTGTTGTGCCGTCGCAGCCCAAAGTCCCGTTTTTCCACCAGTCCCACTCAGGCATCAATGAGCTGGGCTCAGACTTCTACCAGTTTGCAGCTCTGATGAAGTCAGGCAGTCGACAGCCAATAATATGCAAGGACATCATTGGCTACATCTGACAGACGTTCATGTCAATCCATGTGCAGACTGGACAATCCTCAGagtcactttatttttatacaattgCTTCTCACTTTACATATTCTGTTGTTAAAGTATTGGGAATAAAGACATTCTCCTGACTTAAACTCTAACTATacacttatttatgttttatatatccATATAATTTGCACTGGAAATATGAtggctgtttgttttgaaattccCATTCTCACAGTTTCATTACGATGACGCTTGTTTTTCACTGAAGGTTTGATTGAAACGGCTTTTGTTGCCTGAATGTGGATCcatctatttgtttttgttttttttattaaaaatatattgcttGGAATTATGTGTGAATATGTTTTCAATTTCATAGGAGTAACTACTTTGAATACATGATAGCTTTATGGCTCTAGTATAATTTCACACAAACTTAAAAGAAGTTTAATAATGACACCAAGACTCTTTCCATAGCCACTTTTCAAATTGGGCAAGACACAAAAGCAGTGTTCAAGTACAGTGGATTCAAATTCATCCTCACCTGTGCTTGCTATTATCTAAGGGCAGAACAATAACTAGAGCTTTAAACAACCAGAAATGAGACAAATGTAAGGTTGAACCATGAAGCCTGTTAGCACAAGCATTGAAGTCCATAATAAAGGAGGTACAAATTTAAATCACTCTGAGAAAAGGAACTGGggtatttacataaaaataattacaccctattttaataaatgcataacAATTggtctcctccatgggctgccaccttatcgtggtggaggggtttgagtgccccaatgatcctaggagctatgctgtctggggcttcatgcccctggtagggtcacccaaggcagacaggtcctaggtgagggaccaaagtgcagcccgaagaccccaatgatgaaggaaaaccttggacttggtgttccctcgcccggacgcgggtcaccggggccccactctggagccaggcctggagggggggcacgatggcgagcgtctggtggccgggcttttacccatggagcccggccgggctcagcccgaagaggaaacatgggccccccctcccatgggcccaccacccgtgggaggggccaaaggggtcgggtgcactgtgtgatgggtggcggccaagggaggggaccctggcggtctgatcctcggttgcagaaacgggctcttgggacgtggaatgtcacctctctggtggggaaggagccggagctagtgcgtgagatcgagaggttccggctagaaatagtcggtctcacctcgacgcatggctctggttctggaaccagtctccttgagaggggctggacatacttccactctggagttgcccagggagagagacgtcgggcaggagtgggcatacttgttgctccccatctcggcgcctgtacgttggggtttaccccggtgaacgagagggtagcatccctccgcctacgggtggggggacgggttctgactgtcgtttgtgcttacgggccgaacgacagttcagattacccaccctttttggagtccttagagggggtactggagagtgctcctcctggggactcccttgttctgctgggggacttcaacgctcacgtgggcaacgacagtgagacctggaggggcgtggttgggaggaacggcccacccgacctgaactcgagcggtgttctgttgctggacttctgtgctcgccatggattgtccataacgaacaccatgttcaagcataagggtgtccatatgtgcacttggcaccaggacaccctaggccgcagttcgatgatcgactttgtcatcgtttcatcggatctgcggccgtatgtcttggacactcgggtgaagagaggtgcggagctgtccactgaccactacctggtggtgagttggctccggtggtgggggcgaaagccggtcagacctggcaggcccaaacgtgttgtgagggtctgctgggaacgtctggcggaatcccctgtgagacggagctttaactcccatctccggcaaaacttcgaacacgtcccgggggaggtgggggacatggagtctgagtggaccgtgttccgtgcctccattgtcgagacggccgatcggagctgtggccgcaaggttgtcggtgcctgtcgcggcggcaaccctcgaacccgttggtggacaccttcggtgagggatgccgtcaggctgaagaaggagtcctatcgagcctttttggcctgtgggactccggaagcagctgatgggtaccggcgggcgaagcggcatgcggctcgggcggttgctgaggcaaaaactcgggtgtgggaggagtttggagaggccatggagaaagacttccgcacggcttcgaggcgattctggtccaccatccggcgtctcaggggggggggaagcggtgcagcaccaacactgtttatagtggggatggtgtgctgctgacctctactcgggacgttgtgggccggtgggcagagtacttcgaagacctcctcaatcccaccaacatgccttccactgaggaagcggagcctggggactctgggttgggctctccaatctctgggggcgaggtcgccgaggtggttaaaaagctcctcggtggcaaggccccgggggtggatgagatccgcccggagttccttaaggctctggatgttgtagggttgtgttggttgacgcgactctgcaatatcgcatggacatcgggggcagttcccctggattggcagactggggtggtggtccccctgttcaaaaagggggaccggagggtgtgctccaattatagaggggtcacactcttaagcctccctggcaaggtctattcaggggtcctggagaggagggtccgtcggatagtcgaacctcggattcaggaagagcagtgtggttttcgtcctggtcgtggaacactggaccagctctacaccctcagcagggtcctggagggtgcatgggagttcgcccaaccagtctacatgtgttttgtggacttggagaaggcgttcgaccgtgtccctcggggagccctgtggggggttctccgggagtatggggtaccgggccctttgatacgggctgtcaggtccctgtatgaccggtgtcagagtctggtccgcattgccggcagtaagtcgggctcgtttccggtgagagttggactccgccagggctgccctttgtcaccgattctgttcatcactttcatggacagaatttctaggcgcagccaaggtgttgaggggatccgatttggtggccttaggatctcatctctgcttttcgcagacgatgtggtccttttggcttcatcagatcatgatctgcagctctcgctggatcggttcgcagccgagtgtgaagcggccgggatggggatcagtgcctccaaatccgaggccatggtcttgagccggaaaagggtagagtgccttctccgggtcagggggggtgtcctgccccaagtggaggagtttaagtatctcgggatcttgttcacgaatgggggaagaagggagcgggagatcgacaggcggattggcgcagcgtctgctgtcaagcgggcgctgtaccggtccgtcgtggtgaagagagagctgagccaaaaagcgaagctctcgatttaccggtcgatctacgttcccaccctcatctatggtcatgagctttgggtcatgactgaaagaacgagatcgcggatacaagcggccgaaatgggttttctccgtagggtggctgggctctcccttagagatagggtgagaagctcagtcatccgggagggactcagagtagagccgctgctccttcacatcgagaggagccagttgaggtggcttgggcatctggtcaggatgcctcctggacgcctccctggtgaggtgttccgggcacgtcccaccgggaggaggccccggggaagacccaggacacgctggagggactatgtctctcggctggcctgggaacgcctcgggattcccccggaggagctggaagaagtggctggggagagggaagtctgggcctcccttctgaagctgctacccccgcgacccgacctcggataagcggaagaagatggatggatagatggataacAATTGGTTGGGAGTCACTTCAGGAAAACCTAATTTTCTGTCCTGccacattaaatataaaaaatgtattttctcctGACAGGTTTGGCATGAAGCTGAGGACAAACGGTAGAGATACCGCAATGCTGTGGGCTTGTTTCCCATTCACAAGTTTGACCTTGTTTGAGTGCATCACATTCTGAGCTCTTTAAAGTAGGAGAATCTTTTTAAATCTGGTTCCTTCTACCAAATTAAATGCAGAAAGTTTTAATCGAGTCTTTCAGCAGCATCATGACCTACGATGTTCaggaaaataaacactgaaatcaaactaaagattggatttttaaaaaaaatctggggcgtgccgtggtggcgtagcggttagcgcgacccgtatttggaggccttgagtcctcgacgcggccgtcgcaggtttgactcccggacccgacgacatttgctgcatgtcttcccccctctccttccctgtttcctatcagcctactatcatataagggacactagagcccacaaatagaccccctggaggggtaaaaaaaaaaaatctgagtttgaTTATGCTACTGCAGTAAAAGATACACAtcctttaaaggtttttatcCATTATTTTTACCAAGGATGCAAATAAATGCAGCCTGCACTGTATCACAGATCTGCTGACTTTGGGGATTTTAGTAATCTCTTTATAGGAGAACTCCCTCTAgaagttctgttttttctcaaagaaaaactgaaccCTTTGGAGAGAAGTTAAGCAGGGTACGAAAGCTATTTACAGGCCAGAACCAGAGACTGTGTCAACACAGTGTGCTGTGTGCCCAATGAGGTAATTTCCCATGTGTCTGTGCAGCTGGAGGTGAATAAAGCTGAGCAGCTGGTTGCAGTTGTAGCAGAAGTTTGCTCTGCCGTTTTGCTTTGTGAAGCAGAACATCTCGCTAACAGCTCTCTGCCTCATTTAATCTGGTGTCCGCTCTTGTTGCGGGATCAGGTCAGCCACATACTTTGGTTAATGGTTCTATTAATTCTGGGCTTGCCGGGAGAAGAAGGAAAGAGACGGAAAGGCGAGGTAAGTTACGCTAAGATAAGCTCAAGATCGTTTCAcctttgcttttacaaattCACTCTGTTCATTAATTCAGAGGGAGAAGCAGAATGGAGATAAAACAGGGATTTCCCATGTTCCCCTCAGGAGTTTTCCTCACTGATCATGTATGCTATCAAGGATATGACAGTGATCAGTAAAAGAGGTTCAAGAAGAGGAGTCAGGGAGCAATAAACTGAACTATTACTCGATATGACCTCAGCAGGGTATTTGGAGAACCCTGTGAAACCTTTAATAATGTTAAACACTTCACTTGAGGTTTGTAATAAGTGTAAGTCCAGAGTAGTTCAGTTTATAAACTTTGAACTATGTCAGATGCAGCTTCATTAGGTCAGGTTTGATGTAAAGCAAGCTATTGGCACTAATGTTTTCTAGTTTTTAACATCACAGCAGCCGGAACCGTGCTTTTGATGTAATCAATGCCATGGCTTAATCAGCCATGGGAACGTTGCCTCAGAAATGTCACTGATTCATGTCAACATCACGTGTCAAAATACACTGAAGGAGTTAGGAAATCTTCCAAGCTGTTTCAGCACAGCCAATTTTCCATTTAGTCCATTTTCCTTGTGTTTATGGGCTcttgtcttcatttttt
Above is a genomic segment from Xiphophorus couchianus chromosome 20, X_couchianus-1.0, whole genome shotgun sequence containing:
- the LOC114136178 gene encoding PAK4-inhibitor inka1-like, producing MLCLRDSSDCLQEQMQYMMRSLQDLKQLRKACPEVRRPLAPLNKQLPALARHSAVARACQQRALQREQRARMRMSDASSASTYDSACCLASPLEEEDEDDDASSRLGLSLRRDLRSPCSQKSLEFDSGYSEASWQDDGVVLRRTRNVRVSSSACARMNRAPSGRIRPKSTSDACLETWTSFEVSDPEDWTNSLLTRGRNRQPLVLGDNSFADLIQNWMDLPDCPEPTELKPNSRRKLGRGFFGNMRKKLSGFSKSVEDRVRMRSTDSDHLNKAANAPKRLSCPVVPSQPKVPFFHQSHSGINELGSDFYQFAALMKSGSRQPIICKDIIGYI